A genomic window from Spiroplasma endosymbiont of Labia minor includes:
- a CDS encoding arginine deiminase, translated as MNQPINVFSEIGKLKTVLVHRPGNEVENLVPDLLERLLFDDVPFLKVAIEEHDKFTNHMKDNGVEVLYIEELAAEALDQNPNLRDHFIDQFIKEGNVKSGHVAKFREFLAKMNNLNMVKQMIGGTKKLELNIVDGDKYPFVADPLPNVLFQRDPFASVGHGVTLHRMWSVTRRRETLFPDFVFKNHSRFKEKVPYLYEREWEHNIEGGDILVLNKENLIIGVSQRTQMEAIEQMSKRLFVQRDGYSKIIVLDLPKTRSYMHLDTVFTNIDYDKFIVHPLIFDDINEFKIYEITPTGKKQIKEGLVEYLSSVLGKPVTFIKCGGDDPIAAGREQWNDGTNVITLEPGKVIAYERNWVTIDLLKKAGVHVITTPSSELSRGRGGPRCMTMPLIREDI; from the coding sequence ATGAATCAACCAATCAATGTATTTTCAGAAATCGGTAAATTAAAAACTGTTTTAGTTCACCGACCTGGTAATGAAGTTGAAAATTTAGTACCAGATTTACTAGAAAGATTATTATTTGATGATGTTCCTTTTTTGAAAGTTGCAATTGAGGAACATGATAAATTTACAAATCATATGAAAGACAATGGAGTTGAAGTGCTGTATATTGAAGAATTAGCAGCAGAAGCTTTGGACCAAAATCCAAATTTGAGAGACCATTTTATAGACCAATTTATTAAAGAAGGAAATGTTAAATCAGGTCATGTTGCTAAATTTCGTGAATTTTTAGCAAAAATGAATAATTTAAACATGGTAAAACAAATGATAGGAGGTACAAAAAAACTAGAATTAAATATTGTAGACGGTGACAAATATCCGTTTGTAGCTGATCCATTGCCAAATGTGTTGTTTCAAAGAGATCCTTTTGCATCCGTAGGTCATGGTGTTACTTTGCACAGGATGTGATCTGTAACCCGAAGGCGTGAAACATTATTCCCAGATTTTGTTTTCAAAAATCACAGTCGTTTTAAAGAAAAAGTTCCATACTTATACGAAAGAGAATGAGAACATAATATTGAAGGTGGAGATATTTTAGTTTTAAATAAAGAAAATTTAATAATTGGTGTATCTCAACGTACACAAATGGAAGCAATTGAACAAATGTCAAAAAGATTATTTGTTCAAAGAGATGGATATAGTAAAATAATAGTTCTTGATTTACCAAAAACAAGAAGTTATATGCATTTAGATACTGTATTTACAAATATAGATTATGATAAATTTATAGTGCATCCACTAATATTTGATGATATTAATGAATTTAAAATTTATGAAATAACACCAACAGGTAAAAAACAAATAAAAGAAGGACTTGTTGAGTATTTATCAAGTGTTTTAGGCAAACCAGTAACATTTATTAAATGTGGTGGTGACGACCCAATTGCTGCTGGTCGTGAACAATGAAATGATGGTACAAATGTTATCACATTAGAACCAGGTAAAGTAATTGCTTATGAACGTAACTGAGTAACAATTGATTTACTAAAAAAAGCAGGTGTACATGTTATTACAACACCATCAAGTGAACTTTCAAGAGGACGCGGTGGGCCAAGATGTATGACAATGCCACTTATTCGAGAAGATATATAA
- the rplQ gene encoding 50S ribosomal protein L17 has product MSYIQKRGKNTAWRTALMRNLTTELIVSERLEITETRAKELRTHFDKMITLAKRQDLHARRQAVAWLRDIDANAKETALHKLFTDLAKRFKNRNGGYTRILKLDNRRGDNAPMVIIELV; this is encoded by the coding sequence ATGTCGTATATTCAAAAACGTGGTAAAAACACTGCATGAAGAACAGCTTTGATGCGTAATTTAACTACTGAATTAATTGTTTCAGAACGTTTAGAAATTACAGAAACACGCGCAAAAGAATTACGTACTCATTTTGATAAAATGATTACTTTAGCTAAGCGTCAAGATCTTCATGCTAGAAGACAAGCTGTTGCTTGATTGCGTGACATTGATGCTAATGCAAAAGAGACAGCGCTACATAAATTATTTACAGATTTAGCCAAACGTTTTAAAAATCGTAACGGTGGTTACACAAGAATTTTAAAATTGGACAATCGTCGTGGTGATAATGCTCCTATGGTAATTATTGAGTTAGTTTAA
- a CDS encoding DNA-directed RNA polymerase subunit alpha — protein MKLFTRPEFNLLEEKNGRSFAKFEVEPLERGFGITLGNALRRTLLEATPGAAVYAIKLRGAAHEFTSIEGIVENVSRIILNIKNIVLEIDENMFPEEETVELKLVNNTPGEIKAGDIDVPTGVKVLNEDLHIATLAEGGIFDLTLFAKYSRGYKSFKDNKKEKNLIADAITIDSNYSPVVNVSYEVEPTRIGRAIDLEKLTLSVTTNGSLTATNAVALAARVLTAHLEAFINLNETLALMPIIGENESEDDKELDRAIEDFDFTQRSLNCLKRAGINLLRDLVSRSEDEIQEIRNLGRKSFKEIKDKVAQLNLTFRIMN, from the coding sequence ATGAAATTATTTACAAGACCAGAATTTAATTTATTGGAAGAAAAAAATGGTCGTTCATTTGCTAAATTTGAAGTTGAACCATTAGAACGTGGATTTGGAATTACATTAGGAAATGCATTACGTAGAACTTTATTAGAAGCAACTCCAGGAGCTGCTGTTTATGCAATAAAATTACGTGGTGCTGCACATGAATTTACTTCAATTGAAGGAATCGTTGAAAATGTTAGTCGTATTATATTAAATATTAAAAATATTGTTTTGGAAATAGATGAAAATATGTTTCCAGAAGAAGAAACTGTTGAATTAAAGTTAGTAAACAATACTCCGGGTGAAATTAAAGCCGGGGATATTGATGTACCGACTGGTGTAAAAGTTTTAAATGAAGATTTACATATTGCAACATTAGCAGAAGGCGGAATTTTTGATTTAACTTTATTTGCAAAATATTCACGTGGATATAAATCATTTAAAGATAATAAAAAAGAAAAAAATCTAATTGCGGATGCAATTACAATAGATTCTAATTATTCGCCAGTTGTCAATGTTTCTTATGAAGTTGAACCAACAAGAATTGGTAGAGCTATTGATTTAGAAAAATTAACTTTAAGTGTTACTACTAATGGTTCATTAACAGCTACTAATGCTGTAGCATTGGCAGCTCGTGTTTTGACTGCTCACTTAGAAGCATTTATTAATTTAAATGAAACTTTAGCCTTAATGCCAATTATTGGTGAAAATGAATCAGAAGATGATAAAGAATTAGATCGCGCAATAGAGGATTTTGATTTTACACAACGATCATTAAATTGCTTGAAACGCGCAGGCATAAATTTATTGCGTGATTTAGTTTCTAGATCTGAAGATGAAATACAAGAAATTAGAAACTTAGGTAGAAAATCATTTAAAGAAATTAAAGATAAAGTTGCACAATTAAATTTGACATTTAGAATTATGAATTAA
- the rpsK gene encoding 30S ribosomal protein S11 gives MANPKAGTAKKKVKKNIAKGIAHIHSTFNNTIVSLSDEAGNVLAWSSAGALGFKGTKKSTPYAAQLIAEAAGKGAMEHGLRTIQVEVKGPGPGRDAAVRSLQGIGLEITSIKDTSPIPHNGVRPPKRPRG, from the coding sequence ATGGCAAATCCAAAAGCAGGAACTGCAAAGAAAAAAGTTAAAAAAAATATTGCTAAAGGTATAGCACACATTCATTCTACCTTTAATAATACAATAGTTTCTTTATCAGATGAAGCTGGTAATGTATTGGCTTGATCAAGTGCGGGTGCACTTGGTTTTAAAGGAACAAAAAAATCAACGCCATATGCTGCACAATTAATTGCAGAAGCAGCAGGTAAAGGTGCAATGGAACACGGCTTAAGAACAATTCAAGTAGAAGTTAAAGGACCAGGACCAGGAAGAGATGCAGCTGTGCGTTCCCTTCAAGGAATCGGATTAGAAATTACTTCAATTAAAGACACATCACCAATTCCACATAATGGTGTACGTCCACCAAAACGCCCAAGAGGTTAA
- the rpsM gene encoding 30S ribosomal protein S13 yields the protein MARISGVEIPNNKRVVIALTYIYGIGLSTSQKILKNTAISEEIRVQDLSEDQIKSITTEISKYKTEGDLRREVQLNIKRLMEIGSYRGMRHRKGLPVRGQSSKQNARTRKGPRKTVANKKK from the coding sequence ATGGCTCGTATTAGTGGAGTAGAAATACCAAATAATAAAAGAGTAGTTATTGCTCTTACTTACATATATGGAATTGGATTATCGACATCACAAAAAATTTTAAAAAACACAGCTATTTCGGAAGAAATTCGTGTACAAGATTTATCAGAAGATCAAATTAAATCAATTACCACTGAAATTTCAAAATATAAAACAGAAGGTGATTTAAGACGTGAAGTTCAGTTGAACATTAAACGTTTAATGGAAATTGGATCATACCGAGGTATGAGACACCGTAAAGGGTTACCAGTACGTGGACAATCATCAAAACAAAATGCACGTACAAGAAAAGGGCCACGTAAAACTGTGGCTAATAAGAAAAAATAG
- the rpmJ gene encoding 50S ribosomal protein L36, whose amino-acid sequence MKVRSSVKKICDKCRVIRRKSRVMIICGNPKHKQRQG is encoded by the coding sequence ATGAAAGTAAGATCATCAGTTAAAAAGATCTGCGATAAATGTCGTGTTATTCGTCGGAAAAGCCGTGTAATGATTATTTGTGGAAATCCAAAACATAAACAACGTCAAGGATAA